From Brassica oleracea var. oleracea cultivar TO1000 chromosome C3, BOL, whole genome shotgun sequence, a single genomic window includes:
- the LOC106336068 gene encoding F-box/kelch-repeat protein SKIP30, giving the protein MSGLLEGIPDAVALRCLAHVPLHHHPNLELVSRSWRSAIRSDELFKVRSEEKSSENLLCVCAFDPENIWQVYSPNCNRWLTLPLLPSRIRHLAHFGAVTAAGKLFVLGGGSDAVDPLTGDHDGTFATDEVWCYDFVKRRWTQRASMLVPRSMFACCVLDGKIVVAGGFTTCRKSISGAEMYDPESDVWTSIPDLHRTHNSACSGLVVKGKVHVLHKGLSSVQVLESVKLGWAVKEYGWPQGPMAVVEDVPYVMSHGVVYKQEEDDTWKMVASASEFKPRIGMAMTSLSDEVLLVGGVIGPDRHNWDIKPLSDVDVLSVGSDRPAWRKVAPMTKCRGTVLGCTQLTI; this is encoded by the coding sequence ATGTCAGGCCTCCTCGAAGGAATCCCAGACGCAGTCGCTCTACGCTGCCTCGCGCACGTCCCCTTACACCACCACCCAAACCTAGAGCTCGTCTCCCGCTCCTGGCGATCCGCGATACGCAGCGACGAGCTCTTCAAAGTCCGCAGCGAAGAGAAATCGTCAGAGAATCTCCTCTGCGTCTGCGCCTTCGATCCCGAGAACATCTGGCAAGTCTACAGCCCAAACTGCAACCGCTGGCTCACTCTCCCTCTCCTCCCTTCGAGAATCCGCCACCTCGCTCATTTCGGAGCCGTCACCGCCGCCGGAAAGCTCTTCGTCTTGGGCGGAGGCAGCGACGCCGTTGATCCGTTGACCGGCGATCACGACGGCACGTTCGCGACCGACGAGGTCTGGTGCTACGACTTTGTGAAGAGGCGTTGGACGCAGAGAGCGTCGATGCTTGTGCCTCGTTCTATGTTCGCTTGCTGTGTTCTCGATGGGAAGATCGTTGTTGCTGGAGGATTCACCACGTGTCGTAAATCGATTTCTGGAGCTGAGATGTATGATCCCGAGAGCGATGTGTGGACTTCGATTCCTGATCTCCACAGGACTCATAACTCGGCGTGCTCGGGTTTGGTTGTGAAAGGGAAAGTTCACGTTTTGCATAAAGGGTTATCGTCAGTGCAGGTTCTTGAGAGTGTTAAGCTAGGATGGGCTGTGAAAGAGTATGGTTGGCCTCAAGGTCCAATGGCTGTTGTTGAGGATGTTCCTTACGTTATGAGCCATGGAGTGGTGTACAAGCAAGAAGAGGATGATACGTGGAAGATGGTTGCGTCGGCGTCTGAGTTTAAGCCGAGGATTGGAATGGCGATGACGAGTTTAAGCGATGAGGTTTTGCTTGTAGGAGGTGTGATTGGACCTGATAGGCATAATTGGGATATTAAGCCGTTGTCTGATGTGGATGTTTTGTCGGTTGGGAGTGATCGTCCGGCGTGGAGGAAGGTAGCTCCGATGACTAAGTGTCGTGGAACGGTGCTTGGATGTACGCAGCTGACAATCTGA